The following coding sequences lie in one Clarias gariepinus isolate MV-2021 ecotype Netherlands chromosome 27, CGAR_prim_01v2, whole genome shotgun sequence genomic window:
- the LOC128515183 gene encoding uncharacterized protein LOC128515183 isoform X2 gives MTNYFQLINPFLRFFFERILQTNVYFEYHDHENIQKVRSAFIKRVCRLLDVISVSKEKECDVKVVFCPIVSRAGTDIEAALLRLALEKPTIVFVLHHTFDPDYNAPSSSRYEKNKLMLVDLLFHEDSGMLKCLKNDEAFSKTERYLKRYAKVQHVVSTNEERKVNY, from the exons ATGACGAATTATTTCCAGCTAATCAACCCCTTTCTGAGGTTTTTTTTCGAGCGCATATTACAGACTAACGTTTATTTTGAATATCACGATCACGAAAATATCCAGAAAGTCCGTAGTGCATTTATTAAACGTGTGTGTAGATTACTGGATGTTATCAGTGTGAgtaaagagaaagagtgtgatGTTAAAGTGGTCTTCTGTCCGATCGTGTCACGCGCAGGAACCGATATCGAAGCGGCACTCTTGCGCCTTGCAC TTGAAAAGCCCACCATAGTGTTCGTACTTCACCACACCTTCGACCCTGACTACAACGCACCGAGCAGCAGCAGGTATGAAAAGAACAAGTTGATGTTGGTGGACTTATTGTTCCATGAGGACTCTGGAATgcttaaatgtttaaagaatGATGAAGCATTCAGCAAGACGGAACGTTACCTAAAGAGATACGCCAAAGTTCAGCATGTTGTGAGTACCAATGAGGAGCGAAAGGTTAATTATTAG
- the LOC128515183 gene encoding uncharacterized protein LOC128515183 isoform X1, with protein MTNYFQLINPFLRFFFERILQTNVYFEYHDHENIQKVRSAFIKRVCRLLDVISVSKEKECDVKVVFCPIVSRAGTDIEAALLRLALEKPTIVFVLHHTFDPDYNAPSSSRYEKNKLMLVDLLFHEDSGMLKCLKNDEAFSKTERYLKRYAKVQHVVHIMRILAVIAIVGMMIRCKRLLRQIVCKFLTRLPWIQVSHETRAREMSCCSFF; from the exons ATGACGAATTATTTCCAGCTAATCAACCCCTTTCTGAGGTTTTTTTTCGAGCGCATATTACAGACTAACGTTTATTTTGAATATCACGATCACGAAAATATCCAGAAAGTCCGTAGTGCATTTATTAAACGTGTGTGTAGATTACTGGATGTTATCAGTGTGAgtaaagagaaagagtgtgatGTTAAAGTGGTCTTCTGTCCGATCGTGTCACGCGCAGGAACCGATATCGAAGCGGCACTCTTGCGCCTTGCAC TTGAAAAGCCCACCATAGTGTTCGTACTTCACCACACCTTCGACCCTGACTACAACGCACCGAGCAGCAGCAGGTATGAAAAGAACAAGTTGATGTTGGTGGACTTATTGTTCCATGAGGACTCTGGAATgcttaaatgtttaaagaatGATGAAGCATTCAGCAAGACGGAACGTTACCTAAAGAGATACGCCAAAGTTCAGCATGTT GTACATATTATGCGTATTTTGGCTGTGATTGCAATTGTTGGAATGATGATTAGGTGCAAAAGATTACTCCGACAAATCGTGTGCAAGTTCTTGACAAGACTCCCATGGATCCAGGTTTCCCATGAAACAAGAGCAAGAGAGATGAGctgttgtagttttttttag